One genomic window of Kaistia geumhonensis includes the following:
- the ftsZ gene encoding cell division protein FtsZ, producing MTINLKMPDITELKPKITVFGVGGAGGNAVNNMIRSGLEGVEFVCANTDSQALMSARAERLIQMGVAVTEGLGAGSMPEIGRAAAEEVIDEINDHLAGSHMVFVTAGMGGGTGTGAAPVIARTAREHGILTVGVVTKPFQFEGARRMRVAEAGIRELQECVDTLIVIPNQNLFRIANEKTTFADAFAMADQVLYSGVACITDLMVKEGLINLDFADVRSVMREMGKAMMGTGEASGDRRAIMAAEAAIANPLLDETSMHGARGLLISITGGKDLTLFEVDEAATRIREEVDPDANIILGATFEESLEGVIRVSVVATGIDSEVMQDATPTEVRMAELNQRMKAAAQAAVQQPAARPPQVNTELRAPAQPAGRQPAQTYAAPAQPVARDPGVTIAPLQQPQAPVAYDEAELDHEFGMAPPPADTHDHAPQQAFIPPAAEAPASSRMPRVEDFPAVAQREIQASRAEETQEEDRGPMGLLRRLAHLGRREEEPQAPAPRGNPVAQQPARAPQQPRLQQPAPAQRPQQAPRGAQPIPETYRQRQQAELDPHGRVAPRERHDDDQLEIPAFLRRQAN from the coding sequence ATGACGATCAACCTGAAGATGCCGGACATTACCGAGCTCAAGCCCAAGATCACCGTCTTCGGCGTTGGCGGCGCTGGCGGCAACGCCGTGAACAACATGATCCGCTCCGGCCTCGAAGGCGTGGAGTTCGTCTGCGCCAATACCGACAGCCAGGCGCTGATGTCGGCTCGCGCCGAGCGGCTCATCCAGATGGGCGTCGCCGTGACCGAGGGTCTCGGTGCCGGCTCCATGCCCGAAATCGGCCGCGCCGCCGCCGAGGAGGTCATCGACGAGATCAATGACCATCTCGCCGGCTCGCATATGGTGTTCGTGACCGCCGGCATGGGCGGCGGCACCGGCACCGGCGCTGCTCCGGTCATCGCCCGCACCGCCCGCGAGCACGGCATCCTGACCGTCGGCGTCGTGACGAAGCCCTTCCAGTTCGAGGGTGCCCGCCGCATGCGCGTTGCCGAGGCCGGCATCCGCGAGCTGCAGGAATGCGTCGACACGCTGATCGTCATTCCGAACCAGAACCTGTTCCGCATCGCCAACGAGAAGACGACCTTCGCGGACGCCTTCGCCATGGCCGACCAGGTGCTCTATTCGGGCGTCGCCTGCATCACCGACCTCATGGTCAAGGAAGGCCTCATCAATCTCGACTTCGCCGACGTCCGTTCGGTGATGCGCGAGATGGGCAAGGCCATGATGGGCACCGGTGAGGCGTCGGGCGACCGTCGCGCGATCATGGCCGCCGAGGCGGCGATCGCCAATCCGCTGCTCGACGAGACGTCGATGCACGGCGCCCGCGGCCTGCTGATCTCGATCACCGGCGGCAAGGACCTGACGCTGTTCGAGGTGGACGAGGCGGCGACCCGCATCCGCGAGGAAGTCGATCCGGACGCCAACATCATCCTCGGCGCCACGTTCGAGGAGAGCCTCGAGGGCGTGATCCGCGTGTCGGTCGTCGCGACCGGCATCGACAGCGAGGTGATGCAGGACGCCACGCCGACCGAAGTGCGCATGGCCGAGCTCAACCAGCGCATGAAGGCGGCGGCCCAGGCGGCCGTCCAGCAGCCGGCGGCCCGTCCGCCGCAGGTCAACACCGAGCTGCGCGCTCCGGCCCAGCCGGCCGGTCGCCAGCCGGCCCAGACCTATGCCGCTCCGGCCCAGCCCGTCGCCCGCGATCCCGGCGTGACGATCGCCCCGCTGCAGCAGCCGCAGGCGCCCGTCGCCTATGACGAGGCGGAACTCGACCACGAGTTCGGCATGGCCCCGCCGCCGGCCGACACGCATGACCATGCCCCGCAGCAGGCGTTCATCCCGCCGGCCGCCGAGGCTCCGGCTTCGAGCCGCATGCCGCGGGTCGAGGACTTCCCGGCCGTCGCCCAGCGCGAGATCCAGGCCTCGCGTGCCGAGGAGACGCAGGAGGAGGATCGCGGCCCGATGGGCCTGCTCCGCCGCCTCGCCCATCTCGGCCGCCGCGAGGAGGAGCCGCAGGCTCCGGCCCCGCGCGGCAACCCGGTCGCCCAGCAGCCGGCCCGCGCCCCGCAGCAGCCCCGCCTGCAGCAGCCGGCGCCGGCCCAGCGTCCGCAGCAGGCTCCGCGCGGCGCGCAGCCGATCCCGGAGACCTATCGCCAGCGCCAGCAGGCCGAGCTCGACCCCCATGGCCGCGTCGCCCCGCGCGAGCGCCATGACGACGACCAGCTCGAGATTCCGGCCTTCCTGCGCCGTCAGGCGAACTGA
- the lpxC gene encoding UDP-3-O-acyl-N-acetylglucosamine deacetylase: protein MAKRAGTPQTTLRNRVVVTGIGVHSGKQVSMTLHPAAADTGIVFRRTDDPAAEQVAIRASIDNLSATDSCTTIARMGLSIATIEHLLASFNGLGVDNVAVEIDGAEVPMMDGSAGAFVSLIEEAGIERLAAPRRFIRVLKPIRIEQGPAFAELLPFDGRRFEIDIDFDSPLIGRQAFVIDLTAQTFRRDLARARTFGFLRDVETYWSRGLALGSSLDNTVVLGDDRVLNPEGLRFADEFVRHKALDAVGDLALAGAPILGAYRSYRGGHRLNARMVEALLADSEAFAFVDGPSAPRREPVRAEVPVRLAAAAFGPQKA from the coding sequence ATGGCTAAGCGTGCTGGCACACCGCAGACGACGTTGCGGAATCGCGTCGTCGTGACGGGCATCGGCGTGCATAGCGGCAAGCAGGTGTCGATGACGCTGCATCCGGCCGCCGCCGACACCGGCATCGTCTTCCGCCGCACCGACGATCCCGCCGCCGAGCAGGTCGCGATCCGCGCCTCCATCGACAATCTGTCCGCCACCGATTCCTGCACCACCATCGCGCGGATGGGCCTTTCCATCGCGACGATCGAACATCTTCTGGCGAGCTTCAACGGTCTTGGCGTCGATAATGTGGCGGTCGAGATCGACGGTGCCGAAGTGCCGATGATGGACGGCAGCGCTGGCGCCTTCGTGTCGCTGATCGAGGAGGCCGGCATCGAGCGTCTCGCCGCGCCGCGCCGCTTCATCCGCGTGCTGAAGCCGATCCGCATCGAGCAGGGCCCGGCCTTCGCCGAACTGCTTCCCTTCGACGGCCGCCGCTTCGAGATCGATATCGACTTCGATTCGCCGCTGATCGGCCGCCAGGCCTTCGTGATCGACCTGACCGCGCAGACCTTCCGCCGCGATCTCGCGCGCGCCCGCACCTTCGGCTTCCTGCGCGATGTCGAGACCTACTGGTCGCGCGGCCTCGCGCTCGGCTCCTCGCTCGACAACACCGTGGTGCTCGGCGACGACCGCGTCCTGAACCCCGAGGGCCTGCGCTTCGCGGACGAGTTCGTGCGCCACAAGGCGCTCGACGCCGTGGGTGATCTCGCCCTCGCGGGCGCACCGATTCTCGGTGCCTATCGCTCCTATCGCGGCGGCCACAGGCTGAATGCGCGGATGGTCGAGGCTCTTCTCGCCGATTCCGAAGCCTTCGCCTTCGTCGACGGCCCGTCGGCTCCGCGTCGCGAGCCGGTCCGCGCCGAGGTCCCGGTTCGGCTCGCCGCCGCCGCTTTCGGCCCCCAGAAGGCCTGA
- a CDS encoding outer membrane protein assembly factor BamD: MERLGRMGAATLRVALLCSLVALAGCLGKESDSDEPDIPAGELYNQGLKLMSEGKLRQANTRFGEVDKQHPYTEWARKALIMQAFTNYRLGKFDDCIESAKRYVALYPASPDAAYAQYMIGQSYFKQIPDVTRDQESTQRAIAAMQEVVERYPTSEYVDDAQKAIIFARDQLAGKEMQIGRYYLERREYTAAINRFKTVVTQYGNTRQVEEALYRLTSAYYAIGVVNEAQTAAAVLGHNFPDSTWYKDAYTLLESKGLSPSENKSSWISKAFQTVTGLGGGA; encoded by the coding sequence ATGGAGCGGCTGGGACGCATGGGCGCCGCCACTCTGCGTGTCGCCCTTCTTTGCTCGCTGGTCGCGCTGGCCGGTTGCCTCGGCAAGGAGAGCGATTCGGACGAGCCCGACATTCCGGCCGGCGAGCTCTACAATCAGGGCCTGAAGCTGATGTCGGAGGGCAAGCTTCGCCAGGCCAACACGCGCTTCGGCGAGGTCGACAAGCAGCACCCCTATACGGAATGGGCCCGCAAGGCGCTCATCATGCAGGCCTTCACGAACTACCGCCTCGGCAAGTTCGACGACTGCATCGAATCGGCGAAGCGCTATGTCGCTCTCTATCCGGCGAGCCCCGACGCCGCCTACGCGCAGTACATGATCGGCCAGTCCTACTTCAAGCAGATCCCCGACGTGACGCGCGACCAGGAATCGACGCAGCGCGCGATCGCGGCGATGCAGGAAGTCGTCGAACGGTATCCGACGTCGGAATATGTCGACGATGCGCAGAAGGCGATCATCTTCGCCCGCGACCAGCTCGCCGGCAAGGAGATGCAGATCGGCCGCTACTATCTGGAGCGGCGCGAATACACGGCGGCGATCAACCGCTTCAAGACGGTCGTGACGCAGTATGGCAACACGCGGCAGGTGGAAGAGGCGCTCTATCGCCTGACCTCGGCCTATTACGCGATCGGCGTCGTCAACGAGGCGCAGACCGCGGCCGCCGTGCTGGGCCACAACTTCCCCGACTCGACCTGGTACAAGGACGCCTACACGCTGCTGGAGTCGAAGGGCCTCTCGCCGTCCGAGAACAAGAGTTCCTGGATCAGCAAGGCGTTCCAGACGGTGACGGGCCTCGGCGGCGGCGCCTGA
- the recN gene encoding DNA repair protein RecN, translating into MLAALAIRDIVLIDRLEIDFAPGMTVLTGETGAGKSILLDALALALGGRGDGALVRHGSTQGQVIAVFDVPRDHPARALLAENAIDHDGEVILRRVQTADGRTRAFVNDQPVGVALLRDVGARLVEIHGQHDDRALVDPAEHRRLLDAFGGLEIEAGDVAAAFRGWRSAESEVALLRRRIASARSEGDYLRASVDELQRLAPQPGEETELAEQRHRMMAIEKIATDLSDAHDTLAGQGSPVPTLASLARRLERKREQAGGLLDGVVEAIDRAIDALEEAEGLLDTSIRAAAFDPRDLERTEERLFALRAAARKFDTPVEGLAGLRERMEADLAALDSGEERLAALEAAAQQAMRAFDTRAAALSARRRAAADALEVAVAAELPALKLERAAFIVGIDSDGEERAETGIDQVSFVVRTNPGTRPGPLMKVASGGELSRFLLAIKVALADRGSAPTLVFDEIDTGVGGAVAEAIGRRLARLAERVQVLSVTHAPQVAARAGSHLLIAKSLVAGAEERVATGVTPLGGPERREEIARMLAGSVITNEARAAAAQLMAAEHGRV; encoded by the coding sequence ATGCTCGCCGCCCTCGCCATCCGCGACATCGTCCTCATCGACCGGCTCGAAATCGACTTCGCGCCCGGCATGACGGTGCTGACCGGCGAGACGGGTGCCGGCAAGTCGATCCTGCTCGACGCGCTGGCGCTGGCTCTCGGCGGCCGGGGTGACGGCGCTCTCGTCCGTCATGGCTCGACTCAGGGGCAGGTGATCGCCGTCTTCGACGTGCCCCGTGATCATCCGGCACGGGCGCTGCTCGCCGAGAATGCCATCGACCATGACGGCGAGGTGATCCTGCGGCGCGTGCAGACCGCCGACGGCCGCACCCGCGCCTTCGTCAACGACCAGCCGGTCGGCGTCGCGCTCCTGCGTGATGTCGGCGCGCGGCTCGTCGAGATCCATGGCCAGCATGACGACCGCGCGCTGGTCGATCCGGCCGAGCATCGGCGGCTGCTCGATGCCTTCGGCGGGCTCGAGATCGAGGCCGGCGACGTCGCCGCCGCCTTTCGCGGCTGGCGTTCGGCGGAGAGCGAGGTGGCGCTGCTGCGCCGCCGCATCGCTTCGGCGCGCAGCGAGGGCGATTATCTGCGGGCCTCCGTCGACGAACTACAGCGCCTCGCGCCGCAGCCGGGCGAGGAAACCGAACTTGCCGAACAGCGCCATCGCATGATGGCGATCGAGAAGATCGCCACGGACCTTTCCGACGCTCACGACACGCTGGCGGGGCAGGGCTCCCCGGTGCCGACGCTGGCGAGCCTCGCCCGCCGGCTTGAGCGCAAGCGCGAGCAGGCCGGCGGGCTTCTCGACGGCGTCGTCGAGGCGATCGATCGCGCCATCGACGCGCTGGAGGAGGCCGAGGGCCTGCTCGACACCAGCATCCGCGCCGCCGCCTTCGATCCCAGGGATCTCGAGCGCACCGAGGAGCGGTTGTTCGCGCTCCGCGCCGCGGCCCGCAAGTTCGACACGCCCGTCGAGGGTCTGGCCGGGCTGCGCGAGCGCATGGAGGCCGATCTGGCGGCGCTCGATTCGGGAGAGGAGCGGCTCGCCGCGCTGGAGGCCGCCGCGCAGCAGGCGATGCGGGCCTTCGATACCCGGGCCGCCGCGCTCTCCGCCCGCCGCCGCGCCGCCGCCGACGCACTTGAAGTCGCCGTCGCGGCCGAGCTGCCGGCGCTGAAGCTGGAGCGCGCGGCCTTCATCGTCGGCATCGACAGCGACGGCGAGGAGCGCGCGGAGACAGGGATTGATCAGGTTTCCTTCGTCGTGCGCACCAATCCGGGGACCCGGCCGGGACCGCTGATGAAGGTGGCTTCGGGCGGCGAGCTGTCGCGGTTCCTGCTCGCGATCAAGGTGGCGCTCGCCGACCGCGGTTCGGCTCCGACGCTCGTCTTCGACGAGATCGACACCGGCGTCGGCGGCGCCGTCGCCGAGGCCATTGGAAGGCGGCTGGCGCGGCTCGCCGAGCGCGTTCAGGTCCTCTCGGTCACCCATGCGCCGCAGGTCGCTGCGCGCGCTGGAAGCCACCTGCTGATCGCCAAGTCGCTGGTCGCAGGCGCCGAGGAGCGGGTGGCGACGGGTGTGACGCCGCTCGGTGGTCCCGAGCGCCGCGAGGAGATCGCGCGCATGCTCGCCGGCAGCGTCATCACCAACGAGGCGCGGGCCGCGGCCGCGCAACTGATGGCCGCAGAGCACGGCCGCGTCTGA
- a CDS encoding class I SAM-dependent methyltransferase — MGRFETTAATYERFREPYPAAFFAKVAERLGLAGSERLIDLGTGPGILALGFAPYVGSVLGVDPEAEMIAVARDNAARDGLALPLIHGRTEDLSADLGTFDLVTIGRALHWMERAPTVAVLDRLLAQEGVILTTGSAPAKDDRNPWLETMERVSHSWAPHDERVLSVYRTWFEATPFAEVEDITYVFAAPVTPEHLFARLLTRSSTSPAILGDRIAACRAELLGELAPFFPDGEREETLVARATVIRRR, encoded by the coding sequence ATGGGACGCTTCGAAACCACCGCCGCGACCTATGAACGCTTCCGAGAGCCTTATCCGGCCGCTTTCTTCGCGAAGGTGGCCGAGCGCCTCGGGCTCGCGGGAAGCGAAAGGCTGATCGATCTCGGCACGGGCCCCGGCATCCTCGCGCTCGGCTTCGCGCCCTATGTCGGCTCGGTGCTCGGCGTCGATCCGGAGGCGGAGATGATCGCCGTCGCACGCGACAACGCCGCGCGCGACGGCCTGGCGTTGCCGCTGATCCACGGGCGGACGGAGGACCTTTCCGCCGATCTCGGGACGTTCGATCTCGTGACCATCGGCCGCGCCCTGCACTGGATGGAGCGCGCGCCCACCGTCGCGGTGCTGGACAGGCTGCTTGCCCAGGAGGGCGTCATCCTGACGACGGGCTCAGCGCCGGCGAAGGACGATCGCAATCCCTGGCTCGAGACGATGGAGCGCGTCAGCCACAGCTGGGCGCCGCATGACGAGCGTGTCCTGTCGGTCTATCGCACATGGTTCGAAGCGACGCCCTTCGCCGAGGTCGAAGACATCACCTATGTCTTCGCAGCGCCGGTGACGCCCGAGCATCTGTTCGCCCGGCTGCTGACCCGTTCGAGCACCTCGCCAGCCATTCTCGGCGACCGCATCGCCGCCTGCCGCGCGGAGCTTCTCGGAGAACTGGCACCTTTCTTTCCGGACGGCGAACGGGAGGAGACGCTTGTTGCCCGCGCCACCGTGATCCGGCGGCGCTGA
- a CDS encoding multidrug effflux MFS transporter, with product MSVMSTMPATREASAPSFLEFVVIIAFMMALGSMSIDNLLPAFDVIRSDFGLSSTNEVQLILSAYMIGFAIMQLVYGPASDIVGRKPTLMVGLVVFAIGSVIALYSTSFEMLLAARFIQGMGAAATRILSVAIVRDRFQGREMARVMSLTMMVFIIVPIFAPSIGSLFLLVGSWHTIFVSMLVLAALLAVWFGRRMPETLHPEYRMPFSMRRIADGARRCVSLRVTVGYATAMGLMFGALMGYLGSTQQIFETEVYGLGAIFPVVFGSLAAVMGVASFVNSKLVRRLGMRRLSHAGICGYLAFAVLMVGLAIAYDGKPPLLLFAVALAGCQFLFSLTMPNFNTMAMEPLGDIAGTASSLIGFYTTILGTVVGLVISQNFDGTVLPLALGFVVVGVVALATVLVTERGRLFHPQHADPLPGALADFGGH from the coding sequence ATGTCCGTCATGTCCACGATGCCCGCGACGCGCGAGGCGTCCGCTCCGTCCTTCCTCGAATTCGTCGTCATCATCGCCTTCATGATGGCGCTCGGATCGATGTCGATCGACAATCTGCTGCCCGCCTTCGACGTCATCCGCTCCGATTTCGGCCTTTCCAGCACCAATGAAGTCCAACTGATCCTTTCGGCCTACATGATCGGCTTCGCGATCATGCAGTTGGTCTATGGCCCGGCTTCCGACATCGTCGGCCGCAAGCCGACGCTCATGGTCGGCCTCGTCGTCTTCGCGATCGGCAGCGTCATCGCGCTCTATTCGACGAGCTTCGAGATGCTGCTCGCCGCCCGCTTCATCCAGGGCATGGGCGCCGCCGCCACGCGCATCCTTTCCGTCGCCATCGTGCGCGACCGCTTCCAGGGCCGCGAGATGGCGCGCGTGATGTCGCTCACCATGATGGTCTTCATCATCGTGCCGATCTTCGCGCCCTCGATCGGCAGCCTGTTCCTTCTGGTCGGCAGCTGGCACACGATCTTCGTCTCGATGCTCGTGCTCGCCGCGCTGCTGGCCGTCTGGTTCGGCCGCCGCATGCCGGAGACGCTGCATCCCGAATATCGCATGCCGTTTTCGATGCGCCGCATCGCCGATGGCGCCCGGCGCTGCGTCTCGCTGCGTGTCACGGTCGGCTATGCCACGGCCATGGGGCTCATGTTCGGCGCACTGATGGGCTATCTCGGATCGACGCAGCAGATTTTCGAGACCGAGGTCTACGGCCTCGGCGCGATCTTCCCGGTCGTGTTCGGCTCGCTTGCAGCGGTGATGGGCGTCGCGTCCTTCGTCAATTCGAAGCTGGTGCGCCGGCTCGGCATGCGCCGCCTGTCGCATGCGGGCATCTGCGGCTATCTCGCCTTCGCCGTTCTGATGGTCGGCCTCGCCATCGCCTATGACGGCAAGCCGCCGCTGCTGCTCTTCGCCGTCGCGCTGGCGGGTTGCCAGTTCCTGTTCAGCCTGACGATGCCGAACTTCAACACCATGGCGATGGAGCCGCTCGGCGACATCGCCGGCACGGCCTCGTCGCTGATCGGCTTCTACACCACGATCCTCGGCACCGTCGTCGGCCTCGTGATCAGCCAGAACTTCGACGGCACCGTGCTGCCGCTGGCGCTCGGCTTCGTGGTCGTCGGCGTCGTCGCGCTTGCGACGGTGCTCGTCACCGAGCGCGGCCGCCTGTTCCACCCGCAGCATGCCGATCCGCTGCCGGGTGCGCTCGCCGATTTCGGCGGCCACTGA
- a CDS encoding helix-turn-helix domain-containing protein, with amino-acid sequence MTIETTRKLFIGGKLRRLRLELGLSQTKMAEDLGISPSYANLMERNQRPVSAQILIRLAEAYDLDIAALASSDDDRSLAEVTELMADPLFRDLAVPAQELRDLVETCPSVADALRRLYQTYQQTQRQPGAAAGAESLPFDPVDAVRGAIEAAKNHFPGLEAAAEELAAECGETGPGLLAALAARLQSGHGIRLRILPADVMAGTLRRFDRHRRQLQISELVSGPGRAFQAAFQIATIEQGALLDAAVEEAALADPTARRMFRIVLANAFAGAVMMPYGRFFAAAEACRYDIELLAHRFEASLEQVCHRLTSLQRPGARGVPFFMIRVDDAGNVSKRHAPGRFHLSRYGGTCPLWNLHETFRSPGAILTQRLEMPDGSAFFSIAATVSGAPQPFPRRAARFAIGLVCEMKYAQRLVYADATGEAPARIGTTCRLCERADCPQRAEPPQARPLIIDETLRGAVPFPFVPARERDGKAE; translated from the coding sequence ATGACAATCGAAACGACCCGGAAACTGTTCATCGGCGGCAAGCTCCGCCGCCTGCGGCTCGAGCTCGGCCTCAGCCAGACGAAGATGGCGGAGGATCTCGGCATCTCGCCGAGCTATGCCAATCTGATGGAGCGCAACCAGCGCCCGGTCTCGGCGCAAATCCTCATCCGCCTGGCCGAGGCCTATGACCTCGACATCGCCGCGCTCGCCTCTTCCGACGACGATCGCAGCCTCGCCGAGGTCACGGAGTTGATGGCCGATCCGCTGTTCCGCGATCTCGCCGTGCCGGCGCAGGAACTGCGCGATCTCGTCGAGACCTGCCCTTCCGTCGCCGACGCGCTGCGGCGGCTCTACCAGACCTATCAGCAGACGCAGCGCCAGCCCGGCGCCGCGGCAGGTGCCGAGAGCCTGCCCTTCGATCCGGTCGACGCCGTGCGCGGCGCGATCGAGGCCGCGAAGAACCACTTTCCGGGTCTCGAAGCGGCAGCCGAGGAACTGGCCGCGGAATGCGGCGAGACGGGCCCCGGGCTCCTCGCCGCCCTCGCCGCGCGCCTGCAATCGGGCCACGGCATCCGCCTGCGCATCCTGCCGGCCGATGTCATGGCGGGCACGCTGCGCCGCTTCGACCGCCATCGCCGCCAGTTGCAGATTTCCGAGCTTGTGTCGGGGCCGGGCCGCGCCTTCCAGGCCGCGTTCCAGATTGCGACCATCGAACAGGGCGCGCTGCTCGACGCGGCGGTCGAGGAGGCGGCGCTCGCCGATCCCACGGCGCGGCGCATGTTCCGCATCGTGCTCGCCAACGCCTTCGCCGGCGCGGTGATGATGCCCTATGGCCGCTTCTTCGCGGCCGCCGAGGCCTGCCGCTACGACATCGAACTGCTCGCGCATCGCTTCGAGGCGAGCCTCGAACAGGTCTGCCACCGCCTGACCAGTCTCCAGCGTCCCGGCGCGCGGGGTGTGCCGTTCTTCATGATCCGGGTCGACGATGCCGGAAACGTCTCGAAACGCCACGCCCCGGGGCGCTTCCATCTCTCGCGCTATGGCGGGACCTGCCCGCTCTGGAACCTGCACGAGACCTTTCGCAGCCCCGGCGCGATCCTCACCCAGCGGCTCGAGATGCCCGACGGCAGCGCGTTCTTCTCGATCGCGGCGACCGTGAGCGGCGCGCCGCAGCCGTTTCCGCGCCGCGCCGCCCGCTTTGCCATCGGGCTCGTCTGCGAGATGAAGTATGCGCAGCGCCTCGTCTATGCCGATGCGACGGGCGAGGCGCCGGCGCGGATCGGCACCACCTGCCGGCTCTGCGAACGGGCGGATTGCCCGCAGCGCGCCGAGCCGCCGCAGGCCCGGCCGCTCATCATCGACGAGACCCTGCGGGGCGCCGTCCCCTTCCCCTTCGTGCCGGCCCGCGAACGGGACGGCAAGGCCGAATGA
- the aceA gene encoding isocitrate lyase: MSRDFTAFLASQPKGRFDGIRRPYGAADVARLAGSVPVAHTLAERGAARLWRQLIERPYVHALGAVTGNQAMQMVRAGLEAIYLSGWQVAADANTAGAMYPDQSLYPANAGPELCRRINRTLARADQIESSEAKVTRDWFVPIVADAEAGFGGPLNAFEIMKAYIEAGAAAVHFEDQLASEKKCGHLGGKVLIPTAQHERNLIAARLAADVMGVATLIVARTDAESARLITSDIDERDRPFIEEGERTAEGFHRLKEGTGLEHCIARGLAFAPYADLLWWETSHPDLDDARAFAEAIHAVYPGKMLAYNCSPSFNWRAKLDPETIETFQRELGAMGYRFQFVTLAGFHALNHSMYQLASGYRDRGMGAYSELQQAEFAAEEGGYTATRHQREVGTGYFDAVSLAITAGRASTTAMAESTETEQFLTAAE, encoded by the coding sequence ATGTCACGCGATTTCACCGCTTTTCTCGCCAGCCAGCCCAAGGGCCGTTTCGACGGCATCCGCCGCCCCTATGGCGCGGCCGATGTGGCGCGGCTCGCAGGATCGGTGCCGGTCGCGCACACGCTGGCCGAGCGCGGCGCGGCGCGTCTCTGGCGGCAGTTGATCGAGAGGCCCTATGTCCACGCGCTCGGCGCCGTCACCGGCAACCAGGCGATGCAGATGGTCCGCGCCGGGCTCGAGGCGATCTATCTGTCCGGCTGGCAGGTCGCCGCCGACGCCAACACCGCCGGCGCCATGTATCCCGACCAGAGTCTCTATCCGGCCAATGCCGGGCCGGAGCTCTGCCGGCGGATCAACCGGACGCTCGCTCGCGCCGACCAGATCGAGTCGAGCGAAGCCAAGGTCACGCGCGACTGGTTCGTGCCGATCGTCGCCGATGCCGAGGCCGGGTTCGGCGGACCGCTCAACGCCTTCGAGATCATGAAGGCCTATATCGAAGCCGGCGCGGCGGCGGTCCATTTCGAGGACCAGCTCGCCTCGGAGAAGAAATGCGGCCATCTCGGCGGCAAGGTGCTGATCCCGACCGCGCAGCACGAGCGCAACCTCATCGCCGCGCGCCTCGCCGCCGACGTCATGGGCGTCGCGACGCTGATCGTCGCCCGCACCGACGCGGAATCGGCGCGGCTGATCACCTCCGATATCGACGAGCGCGACCGGCCGTTCATCGAGGAGGGCGAGCGGACCGCGGAGGGCTTCCATCGCCTCAAGGAGGGCACGGGCCTCGAACACTGCATCGCGCGCGGCCTCGCCTTCGCGCCCTATGCCGATCTTCTGTGGTGGGAGACGTCGCATCCCGACCTCGACGACGCGCGCGCCTTCGCAGAAGCGATCCACGCCGTCTATCCGGGCAAGATGCTGGCCTATAACTGCTCGCCCTCGTTCAACTGGCGGGCCAAGCTCGACCCGGAGACGATCGAGACCTTCCAGCGCGAGCTCGGCGCCATGGGCTACAGGTTCCAGTTCGTGACGCTGGCCGGCTTCCACGCGCTGAACCACTCGATGTACCAGCTCGCGAGCGGCTATCGCGATCGCGGCATGGGTGCCTACAGCGAATTGCAGCAGGCCGAATTCGCGGCGGAGGAGGGCGGCTACACCGCGACGCGCCACCAGCGCGAGGTCGGCACCGGCTATTTCGACGCGGTGTCGCTCGCCATCACCGCCGGCCGCGCCTCGACCACCGCCATGGCGGAATCGACCGAGACCGAGCAGTTCCTGACCGCTGCCGAATGA
- a CDS encoding DUF4170 domain-containing protein yields the protein MQTSRFWIVGGEYATTAFEKLIEGSEKVIGPYADRRTAEAAWRRLAEASRSQACVRFTIAAE from the coding sequence ATGCAGACATCGCGCTTCTGGATCGTCGGCGGCGAATACGCCACCACCGCCTTCGAAAAGCTGATCGAGGGCAGCGAAAAGGTGATCGGCCCCTATGCCGACCGCCGCACCGCCGAGGCCGCCTGGCGCCGCCTCGCCGAGGCGAGCCGCAGCCAGGCCTGCGTCCGCTTCACCATCGCGGCGGAATAG